Proteins from a single region of Urocitellus parryii isolate mUroPar1 chromosome 4, mUroPar1.hap1, whole genome shotgun sequence:
- the Aldh1a1 gene encoding aldehyde dehydrogenase 1A1, translated as MLSSAVPELPVPLTNLKIQYTKIFINNEWHDSVSGKKFPVLNPATEEKICEIEEGDKADVDKAVKAARQAFQIGSPWRTMDASERGRLLYKLADLIERDRLLLATMESMNAGKLFSNAYLMDLGGCIKTLRYCAGWADKVQGRTIPIDGDFFTYTRHEPIGVCGQIIPWNFPLVMLIWKIGPALSCGNTVIVKPAEQTPLTALHVASLIKEAGFPPGVVNIVPGYGPTAGAAISSHMDIDKVAFTGSTEVGKMIKEAAGKSNLKRVTLELGGKSPCIVFADADLASAVEFAHQGLFYHQGQCCVAASRLFVEESIYDEFVKRSVERAKKYVLGNPLTPGVNQGPQIDKEQYDKILDLIESGKKEGAKLECGGGPWGNKGYFVQPTVFSNVTDEMRIAKEEIFGPVQQIMKFKSLDDVIKRANNTLYGLSAGIFTKDLNKAITVSSALQAGTVWVNCYSVVSAQCPFGGFKMSGNGRELGEYGLHEYTEVKTVTMKISQKNS; from the exons ATGTTGTCCTCAGCAGTGCCAGAGTTACCTGTCCCACTCACCAATTTGAAGATTCAATATACTAAG ATCTTCATAAACAATGAATGGCATGATTCAGTGAGTGGCAAGAAATTTCCTGTCTTAAATCCTGCCACTGAGGAGAAAATCTGTGAGATAGAAGAAGGAGATAAG GCAGACGTTGACAAAGCTGTGAAGGCTGCAAGACAGGCTTTTCAGATTGGCTCTCCATGGCGCACTATGGATGCTTCAGAGAGGGGACGCCTACTATACAAGTTGGCCGACTTAATTGAAAGAGATCGTCTGCTGCTGGCC ACAATGGAGTCAATGAATGCTGGAAAACTGTTTTCTAACGCGTATCTGATGGATCTAGGAGGCTGCATAAAAACATTACGCTACTGTGCAGGCTGGGCTGACAAGGTCCAGGGCCGTACCATACCGATTG ATGGAGACTTTTTCACTTATACAAGACATGAACCTATTGGTGTATGTGGCCAAATCATTCCT TGGAATTTCCCATTGGTCATGCTCATTTGGAAGATAGGGCCTGCCCTTAGCTGTGGAAACACGGTGATTGTCAAACCAGCAGAACAAACTCCCCTTACTGCTCTTCATGTGGCATCTTTGATAAAAGAG GCAGGGTTTCCTCCTGGAGTAGTGAATATTGTCCCTGGCTATGGGCCTACAGCAGGAGCAGCCATCTCTTCTCACATGGATATTGACAAAGTGGCCTTCACAGGATCCACAGAG GTTGGCAAGATGATCAAAGAAGCTGCGGGGAAAAGCAATCTGAAGAGGGTCACCCTGGAGCTGGGGGGAAAGAGCCCTTGCATTGTGTTTGCCGACGCCGACT TGGCCAGTGCTGTTGAATTTGCACATCAAGGCTTATTCTATCATCAGGGCCAGTGCTGTGTAGCTGCATCCCGGCTTTTTGTGGAAGAATCAATTTATGATGAGTTTGTTAAAAGAAGTGTTGAACGGGCTAAGAAATATGTACTTGGAAATCCTCTGACCCCAGGAGTAAATCAAGGCCCTCAG atTGACAAGGAACAGTATGATAAAATACTTGACCTCATTGAGagtgggaagaaagaaggagcCAAACTGGAATGTGGAGGAGGCCCCTGGGGGAATAAAGGCTACTTTGTCCAGCCCACAGTTTTCTCTAATGTTACAGATGAGATGCGCATCGCCAAAGAGGAG ATATTCGGACCTGTGCAACAAATCATGAAGTTTAAATCTTTAGATGATGTGATCAAGAGAGCAAACAATACTCTCTATGGCTTATCAGCAGGAATCTTTACCAAAGATCTTAATAAAGCCATAACTGTCTCCTCCGCTCTACAGGCAGGGACTGTGTG ggtAAATTGCTACAGTGTGGTATCTGCTCAGTGCCCCTTTGGAGGATTCAAGATGTCTGGAAATGGACGAGAACT